The sequence CCCCCAGGTGAGGACGCGAGCGTCGGCGAAGGCGCCGGGCTCCTCGTAGATGGCGACGAGCGCAGGATCGTTCAGGCGCGAGGCGGCTGCGGCGCGCGTCACGGTTTCGGCGCGGACACCATCCTTGCCACCCAAGGTGAAGAGGAGGAAGCGGTCGCCGGGAAGCGCCACCAGGCGGAGCACGCTCCGGCCCGGGAGCCGTTCCAGGACGTCGATCGCCTCGGCGGGCTGCGGTGTGAGCGCCCGACAAAGACGCGGCGCCTTTCCGGAGGCGCACCCCTTGCGGAAGGAGGCGAGGCGGGCCCGGAAGCCCTCTTCCTTCTCGCCCCCCGGAAGGGCTGCCGCCGAGGCGGCGAGACGCAGGGCGGCGGGACCAGCCGCGGCGTAGTAAGGGGGAAGTAGCCCCAACTCCTTGCCGAGCATGGCGTCGAGAACCGCCTGTTCCTGCTCGGCGCGCAGCTTAAGGTACGCGGGGTCCGCCGGCGCCGGGCCAGCAAGCTCGGCGCGAACCCGGTCCAGCTCGAAGAGGTGCGGTGCGGCCCTTTGCAGGAGGGCGAGCACGGCGGGGTCGTCCATGCCGAGGAGGCTTTTCCCGAGAATCTGGACCCGCTCCAGCTCGGAGAGGCGCTCAACGAGGGCGAAGCCCTGTTCCGGGTCCTTCGCGGTCAGCGCCTCGATGCGGGGGGCGAAGCGCTCAGTGAGCTCGCCTAAGTGCAGGTCGTATTGCGTGGGGGGGAGCCGGTCGAGGAGTTTCAGCGCCTCGTCGAAGTCGCCAAGTCCCGCGAGCGCACGCCAGGCCATGGCACCGTTACCGGCGGTGCGCGCCTCGGCGAGAGCATCGCGGTAACCGGCAGCCGCCGCGTCAGGGAGGCCGAGCGAGGAGAGCGCCGCCGCACGGTTCAGGCTCGCCGCGAGGCCCAAGGTGCTATTCGCCGAAGAACCGGCTTCCCCCTTCGCGGGTGAACCCGCTACGGGGGACAAGACGGGGGACACGGGGGACGGCGACAGCCGCAGCACGCGGTCCCACATCCCGATGGCGCGGTAGACGAGGGCCTGACGGCTGCCGTCATCGGGACGGCCGGAGGCGAGACGTGCCAGGAGGGCGGCGGAGTCGTTGCCGTAGCGCGCCAAAGCATCGGCGGGAAGGGCGCCGCGGTAGGAGTCGGCAAGGGCGGAGACGCGGGCCTGCGCCGCCAGGAACTCGGCCACTGTCTCCGGCGCGGCGTCGGCCGGGATGAGCATCCCCCAGTTCACCAGGTTCAACATGGCGCCGACAGCGTTGCTGCTTCGAAGCGCGATCTCGGTCCCTTTCCGGAAACCTTCCGCGGCCCCGGCGCGGTCGCCGCGCGCGTAGTCGAGCTGGGCGGCACGGTGGCTCAGGAGCCCGACGCCAAAGAGGTCCCCCTCGGTGAGCTGATCGACCCGAACGGGGTAGCGGCCGAGAAGCTCCTTGAAGAGCCGCGCCGCAGCTTGGTTATCGCCAAGCTCGGAGGCGATGCGGGCGAGATAGCTCTGCGCGAGACGCCGCTCCTGCTCGGTAGAGAAACCGAAGGCGGCCTCGGTGGCGTCACCCTTGTTCAGGGCGACGTCGGCGCCCACCTTGATCAGCCCGCCGCCTCGCTTCGGCGCCGCTTTCTTCGCAGAGGGGTAGCGGTCCAGTAGCGTCAGCACCTCGTTGAAGCCGTCCCGGGCGAGGTCGAGGAGCTGACGCCTGTCGCCGCCCGAGGCGCTCTCGGCCTGGCGGTAGAGAGCGATGCTCGCGGAACGGCGGTTCGCGGCCAGGTTCGCCGTCCTGCCCAGGTCGCGGTTCAGGCGGTAGGCGACATCGAATCGCTCCGCCGCCTCCTTGAAGCGCTCGGCGTCGAAGAGCGCAAGCCCCAGCCGATCGCTTAGTTTCGCCTGCGTCTCCACCAGGCGCGGCACGGCGGCGAGCTCGCGTTCCACGGCGGCCGCCATGGCAGTAAGTTCCAGAACGTACTTCTCCCCCTGCGGGGTACCGGCGCCGGCTGCGGCGACCAACTCCTTTTCACGGGAGAGCAGCTTTTTCAACGCCTCCTCGAAGCGCTCCCACGCGGGGGACGGCGGAGGCTCCACGCGCTCCGCGCCGAGAAATTCCAGTTCCGCGTTGATCTCGCGCTGCCGGGCAAGCAAATGCTCCCGCTCAGGAGAGAGCTTTTCCCCGGCGAAGAGACGCTCGTTCGCCCGGCGCGTCAGGCGGCCGAACTGCTCGAGCGCCCGCGCCGGATCGAGCCGAGACTGGGCAAGGGAAAGCGCACGGCCGTACCCTTCGATGGCAGCGTCCTTCTCACCCACCTGGAACGCGGCCGCGGCGTAGCGCTCGTGGAAGAGAAGCTCGGTCTCCGGGTTGTCGAAGGGTACCTTGGAGCCTAAGCGCTGGCGGTAGAAGCTCCATGCCGTTGCGTTCCTCCCGAGCAAGAAGGCGACGTTGCCAATGTTCAAGGAGAGGTTGGCGGCGTTCTCCGGGTTCACCTCGGGACGGTTCAAAAGCTTCGCCCTTCGGTAGAGGTTCAGGGCGCGCTCGAGCCCTCCCGCCTCTCCTTGCACCGTCTCGAGCACCTCTGCGATGTAGCCGCGGGTCTGGAAGGGGTACTCGGAGCCGGGAAGGCGCTCGGCGGAGCGCGCGATGAGACGGTCTCCCTCCTTGAGCGCATCCTTGCCGGGGAGGTAGGTGAGGCAGAGCCCGGCAGCGTAGAGGAGCACCGGGTCGTCCGGGTACTTCTTCAGCATCTCTCGGTAGAGCGCCAGGAGCTCCGGGGCCTGCCCCTGGGCGGCGACCGACTTCACGTAACCGCGGTGTGCCTCGAGGCTGCGCCCATCGTAGCGGATCAGGTCGAGGAAGGCGGCGCGGGCCGCGGCGATCTCGCCCAGGCGGTACAGGCTCTCCCCGGCGGCGAGGCTCTTTCTGATGTAGGCGGCACGGGCCAACTGGTAGAGCGGCGCGTCCTCGGGGTGCAGCGCCATTTCCTTCTCGTACAGGGCGGTCGCCTCGCCGAAGCGTTCCTCGCGATACAGGATCTCGGCGAGCGCGAAACGGGCCGCCGCCGTCGGCGTCGCAAGCGGCGGGAACTGCTCCAGCACGGTGCGGTAGGCGTCCTTCGCACGCACCCAGTCGCCGCCGCGGTAGGCAAGATCGCCGCTTCGGTTCCAGGCGCCCATGGCGAGGCGCGGCAGGGTGGTGCGGTACTGCTCGGCCAAGGCCGCCAGACGCTCACGCGGCTCGGTCGAACCCGCGGTCAGCTGGTCCAGGATGCCGGCAATGGCCGCCTCGGCCCAGCGCTCCTGCCGGTCGTAACGCTTGGCCACTTCGACGAGCGCGGCAACTGACCCCTCCCCTCCCTCGATTGCCGAGAGGAGACGGGCGCGGCGGTAGGCAGCTTCCCCCCGGAGCGCCTCGTCCACGGCGGGGTCGGCGGCGGCCTTTTCGAGGAGTGCTATGGCGGCCAACTGGTCCCCCGCGCCGGAGCCATACTCGGCCTGCAGGCGCGCGGCATCGATGAGCGCCCGCGCCGCAGCGTCGCGCCCCTTGTTCCCGGCCGCGGCGACCATCTCACGCTGCGCCTCGGCGATCACCTCGCTGCGCCTCCCGGCCACTACGACCTCCTCGCAGCGCAGGGCGGCCCGCAGCCGCACCCCTGCCACCTGCGCGAGAGCGGCCTCGGCCGGGAACGCGGCGTAGCGACGCGACGCCTCGTGGTAGCGCTCCAGGGCGCCCGGATAATCCTTCGCCTCTTCCATGAGCCCGGCAAGCGCCAGCGAGGCGAGCGCTCCCTCGCGGGTGGGCTTATCCTCCCGCGCCAGGACGCGCAAGAGGGCGAGCCTTGCCGTCGCCGGATCGGCGGGCTGGCGCTCGAGGATCAGGCGCGCGAGGTCCCACTGGGAGGCGAGGTCGGGCCGGTCCGGGATTTCGCCGGAAAGGGGAAGCGACACCACCTGTCCCCCGGCTGCCCCTCCGGCGACGAAGAGCACGGAGTCAGGGGCGGGAACCGGCGCAACGGTGGAGAGAAGGCCCGAGGTGAGGGGGAAGGCGGCGGGGAGCCCCCCCTCACCGGCACGCTTTAGTTGCAGCCGGAAGACGGCGCCCCCTTCCGGTCCGGTGGCGGAGTCCCCGGCGGGAGGGGCGAAGCGGGTGAAGAGGATGGTGTCGTCGTCCTGCCAGGCGGGGTAGAGGTCGCGCTCCCCCCCGGCGGTGAGCGGGCTCAGGCGCCGGGCGCGCAGGTCCCAGAGCCAGAGGTCGCCGCCGGGGTCCTTTTCCCGCGAGACGAAGGCTAGGCGCCCGCCGTCCGGCGAGGGGACCGCGAAGGCGGCGTCGATGCCTATGGGGATGGTCTCCCCCCTGCCGGAGGTGAGGTCGAAGCGGACGATCTCGCGGCGCCCGGAACCGGGGAGCTCACGCTGGTAGAAGAGAACGTTCCCGTCCCTTGCGAAGGAGGGGGCGTCCTCGCCGGCGTCGTTACCGGTCAGGCGCACCGGTTCGGCGTCCGGCCGGGTGAGGTCCAGAAGCCAGACGTCCCCCTTCAGGTCGTCGCGCTCGTCGGTGAAGGCAAGCCGGGTCGCGCCGGCGTCGAAGGCGGGGGCGGCTAAGCGCACCGGGCTCTTGCGCAGAAGGCGCGGCAGCTTTTCCGTGGCGCCGGCCGGGTGCAACCAGAGCTCGTACCCCGCGTCACCTTTTTCCACCGTCGCCATCCACTTGCCGTCCAGGGAACGCGTGGCATAGAGCACCGACTGCGGCGTGTAGAGCGCGGCGGCAGGCGCCGTTTCCGGCCGCGAACGCGGAGCCGGGCGGGGTGCCGCGGGGGCTAAGAGTTCCTCACCGAGCGGCACCGCTTCCGCGACGCCCGCGGCAAGGAGCGAGGCTAAGGCCAGGAAGAGGGCTGTTTTTCTTGCCGACGCCTTCATCGGGCGCCCCACGCCCCGTCGTCCTGCTGCACCCTGGTCCCCGGTGCGCTGTTCTGACGGTTGATCCGGGCGAAGACCTTGCGGATCGCCGGGAGGTCGCCCGCGGTGAAGTTCTCGTTGGTGCGCACCACCCGGTTCATCAGCAACTCGCGGGAGCGGTTCACCTCGCCGACCACCTGGCGGAACTCACCCTCGCTGTAGCGCGCCGCGAACGCCTTCAGGTCGGCGGGGGCCTTTTCCGGAACCTCGCGTGCGAAGGGGGTCAGCGTCCCATCCAAGTTCTCCCCTACCCAGCCGAGCCGCTTAAGGGTGTCCACGTCATCGGCGTGGAAGGCGATGGTTTCCAGGGCCTGCGCCGCCTCCTGCTGTTCCGGGGAGTGTTTCGGGGGCGTTTCCACCTTCCCGGTCGGCGAGACACCGCGCACCGAGGCGACGAGCAGCACGTCATCGGAGAGGGCGTTGTAGGTACCGAGCACCTGGTTCTCCAGCGAGGTCCGCTCGCTCACCACGTTCACGTCGACTTTGGCGAGGGTGCAGCCGGAAGCAAGAAGAAGGGCGAGGGCAAGTCCGATGGACAATTGACGATGGACAATTGACAACGAGAAGACGCCCCTCCCCCTTTGGGGGCGGGGATGCCACGGCGACTTGTTCGAAAGCAGCGAAGGTTTCAACGTAGAACGTAGATCGCAGAACGTAGAACGTGTTTCATTCCGCATGTTTTCTCCTTTTCAGGGACAGCTTCCCCTTCTCGTCGACGACAAGGGTGTCGGAGCGGACCAGGTCGAGGAGCAGTTGGGAGCTCCTTATCGCCTGGATCAGGCTTTTCAGCTCGTTGTCTATCGGGAGCTCGGAAAGACGCAGACGGTCGATCCTCGGGATGGCAACGTCCACCCCCTTCACGGCAAGCTCCCCTTCGCAGTCGAGGGCGCCGTCCACGGCGCTCACCCGGAGCCCCTTCAGATCGGCCATCTTGAGCGCCTTTCGCTGCGCCACGATCTTCTCGTTTCTCTGGTACGGGTCGACGGCGAAAAGGGCGCGGTCCAAGACCCGAGAGCTGAAGCGGCGCAGGTTCAGGTTCATACGCATCCCTTCCAGAAGCGCCCTCTTCTCGGTGGCAAGCGGCGCGGAAAGGCTCAACTCGCCGGTCAGCTCTCCCTCGCCTCCGGGACGAAGGGACCCGGCAGCCGGGAAGAGAAGCACCGGATCGAGGCGCGAGAAGTTGCAGTAGGTGGAAAGCACCGGGGTCGCTCCGGTGAGGTCTATCATGCCCCGGGCGCGCACCGTCCCCCCGGCGAACTCGGCCTGGAAGAAGGAGAGGCCGAGCGATTCGGGCTCCAGGAGGAGGTCGGCCTCCAGGGCGCTCGCGGCAAGCGGCAGGGCGCCGGACCTGAAGGAGGCGCTGCGGACGCCGATCTTACGCGGACCGCTGCTTTCGCCGCGCAGGTCCTGGTAGATCCGGTTCGCGAGATCGGAGTTCGCCACGGCGAACGGGGCAACCGGAGCGGGACGCACGAGTGCTGTGGAGAGCGGCTCCCACGACTCCCCCTTTCCTTGCGCCAGCGCATAGGTCCGGTCGAGCACGAGGTCGGCACGCATGCCGTCCGCCCCCACCCCCTTGCCGTCGGCAACACCCAAGTCGCGGCACTTGCCGTAGCCGCGCACCTTGAGCTCCTTGGCCGCGGTCAGATCGACGCGCGCGCCTGCGGCGACGTTGCCGGCTAGGCGCCATCCAGCGATGACCTGCTTCGCCTCGGGGGGGAAGTTCCCCTCCAGGTGGGCGAACATGGTGGCGTCGAGGCGCTTCAAAAGGGTCGCCGTGTCGAGCTTCAACTCGCGCTCATCCATGAGGGCGTCGAGGCGCCCAACGGTGAGTTCGGCCACCTGGGAAAGGCCGAGCGACGCCACGGTCAGCTCCTCGGTCAGGCGAAGCTCCTTCCAACCGGAAAGCTCCCCCTGCAGCTTGAGCGCACCGGATTGCAAAGGGAGCGTCGCCGCCGCGCCGGTAAGCCCCTCTAGTGCGGCGAAGCGCACCCCGCCATCAATGGCGAGGGGAAGATCGGCGCGCGGCACGGAAAAGCGCAGCTGCGGCGCCGTGCTTAACCCCTTGATCCGGTACCCTCCCTGGGCGGCTGGAAGCTTCAGGTCCATGTCGTTCAGCTTCACGGTCAGCTCGCCGCGCTCCAGCAGGGCGACGCCCCCCTTCGCCTTGCGCAGCGGGTTCGTCTCCGCGGGAGCCTGCGCCAACGGCAGCGGCAGGGAGAGGTCCCACGCGGCGGAGGCGAGCCCGGCAGCGTCGAAGCCGGCGGGGAGGAAGGGGGCGGCAACCGGCATGAGGCGGCGCAGGTCGATGTGCGCCTCTCCCTTGGTCGCCGCGAGCTGCCTCCCCTCTCCGGTGAGCGCCCCTTGGGCGGTGAGGGTAAGCGCGTCGGACGCGGCCAGGGTGAAGTGCGCCTGCGCCACCGTCGGGCTCCCCTTACCCTTGGCCGGCAGATGCACCCCTTCCGCGGCGAGACGCGCAGCGAAGGGACGCAGCGTCACGACCCGCGCCCCCTGGCGCGCCCGCAGCGACGCGGCCTCAAGATTTAAAAGCGGAAGCGACGCGTCCACGGCGCCGCCGGAAAGCACGCGCCCCTTGAGCGAGACCTCCTCGCGCAGCTTCTCGAACGCCAGGTCCTCCCCAACGGCCAGCCGCTCGATGCCCAGGCTCTGGGTGGCGTCGGCGACGGCGCGCTTTCCCTTAAGGTCGATGCCGGAGAGGTTCAGGGCCACCCGCCCCCGCACCCCCTGCGCACGCAGAAGCTTCTTCCCCGCCGCCTCGAGTGTTGCAGCCGAAAGGGATAGTTCTGCAGTCGCCCGCACCGGCGTCATCTTTTTAAGCGGCAGAACGGCCCGGTCGAGGGAAAGCACGATTTTCTCCCCCTGCACCGCACCGGCGGGGCGCTTCAGAGAAAGCCGCGGCAGGGCCAGAGCCAGCCCGGACACCGCCACCTCGCCGTCGTTCTCCGGCCCCTTGAAGCGCGCGGTAAGCTTCGCAAGTGTCGCGTTCCCGGTCAGATCCTTGAGCGGCAGAGCCTTCCCGAGGAAAGGTGCGGCGAGTGCGGCGGCGCGGGAAAGCTCGAGGCGCACCCCGGAAAGCTCGACGGAAACGGCGCGGGACTTCTCGGTGGGACGGTCGACGACGGCACTCCAGGAGGCGGTGAGCAATCCCGGGCTCGCGAGGCTTCCCTCGCTGAAGGTCACCTGCTGCCTTTTGTGATCACTCTTCAGCTTCTGGCGCAAGCGAAGGTCGAGGGGCGCCACCTTCCCCCTTTTCCCCGGGAGCTTGCTTACGGACAGGCGCTCGCCGTCGAGCGCCAGTGCCAGGCGCAGGTCCCCCGCCTGATCGGTCTCCCCATCGAGGGCCACCTGGAGGGCTCCTCCAAGCTCCGGCAGAGGCTTCTTCGCCAAAGGCGCCGCCAGTTTCATCACCTCGGCAAGGGAGAGCTGCAGCCGCGCCTTCAGCCCTTCCGGGCGCGACACGCCCCCTTTCACGTCGAAATCGGCGCCGGGAAGGCCCGCCTGCACCGCGAACAGCGCCCGGGACGGCTTGATGCGATGCGCCGCGGTAACGAGATCGGCGACCCGCACCTTGAGGCGAACCGGCTGGGCTTTGCCGCCGTCGACAGCCACCTCTCCGGTGAGCGACGCCGTGACCGGCAGCGTGGAAAGCGAGGGGACCGCGAGCCCGAAGGCGAAGTTATTCATGAGGAGCTCGCGCTTGGACTCCGGATCGGCGTAACGCAGCGTCATCGGGGCCGCCTCGACCATCGCCCGCACCTCGACCGGGAGCGGCCACTCCATGGTGTGGAACTTCTGCACCCCTTCCGCGATCCGCGTGAGCGGGTCCGGCAGCTTCTCCTTAGGCTTTTGCGGCCCAGGGGCGAGGTCCGCATCGAGCTTCGCGAGCTTCACCTCCAGGCTCACGCGCCAGCGCCCGGAGCTCTCCTCGCGGGAAAGGCCGGGAACGATCTTCAGCTCTTTGAGTGCGGCATGCAGCAGCGGGGGCGGCCCTTCACCGAGGTTAAGGCCGGAGATCGCGATGCCGCGGGACCAGGAAGCGGTGAGATCATCCCAGGATATGGGACGTTTGAGGGCCTTCGAGATACCGAGTCTCAGCAGTGATTGCACCGGGGAGGTGGAGATGAGGGTCGGCAGGGACACCAGGAGCAGCGCCAAAAGGAGGAGTCCGGCCAGTGCCACTGCACTCCCGACAAGGAGTACGCGTCTGAGGCGGATTGTGCTGATGTAGGCGAGGAGACGAGGGCGCATCGGTCAGGGTCCCGGGAGGTCCAGCGGAAGTTGCGAGGCAATTTCTCTTATCATCTCCAACTTTTAAAGTCAAACGGCGCGGCCCTCAGCGCAGCAGCCTGTGGCAGATGCCGCAGAGCTGGTCGCCCGCCCGTATCAGGTGTGGCGCGGGTTGCGTGAGATCATGGCAGGAGAGGCAGGTGATCTTGCCGTCCTCGAGAATGCATCCCGCGGCAAGGACCTCGGCGGCCGACGCGTACTCCATCTCTTTGCCAAGCGGGGGGTAGCGGTGCATGAGGGAATGGTCGTTGGTGTAGAGACAGTGGTCATCGAGACATATGGCCACCGGATGCGTCGACCCTTCAGAGTGACAGGCGATGCACTCCTGCATGGTGAGGATGCCGCTGGCGCTGGTCAGGTGGTCGATGTTCGCCTCCCCCATGCGCAAGAAGAGGAAGGCACCCAAAGCAACAGCGAGCAGTGCTGCCAGCCATAAACGGATCTTCCCTGATTCAGGCATGAGGCCTCCAGTTCATGGAAGTCTTCAACTCAATCAGCGGCTCCGATTCGCTGTCTGCCGCTTTGCTACTTTGGGGTGATAAAAAGTCTAGCACGGCAGCTATGACAGACAACGGGACCTCGATTATATTCGCCTCATTGGCCAGTGTCAGCTGCGCCTAAACTTGAGAGTCCGTTCATAATTTCTTTGACCGTCGCCCCACTTCTGCTAAAGTGGGCGTTCCGTAAACAGAACAGGCAAGCCTCATCCAAGGAGGAACCTTTCGTGTTGCAGCTTCGCGACGTGGTGAAGTCTTACGAGGGCAAATCGATGGTGACGGCGCTGGCGGGGGTCTCCTTCTCCATCGCCGCTGGGGAGATGGTTGCCATCATGGGGCCGTCTGGGTCGGGGAAATCGACCCTTTTGAACCTGATGGGGGGGCTCGACGTGCCGACCTCCGGACAGGTGCTGGTGGCGGGGAGTGACCTTGCCCTGGAAAGCGAAAAAGGGCGCTCGCTCTTCAGGCGCACGCACGTCTCGTACATCTTCCAGGCCTACCATCTGATGCCGACGCTCAGGGTGCGGCAAAACGTGGCGCTACCCCTGAGGCTGGCCGGCATGGGGGCGAAGGAGGCGGAACTCAGGGTCGAGCGCGCCCTGGCCG is a genomic window of Geomonas ferrireducens containing:
- a CDS encoding CHAT domain-containing protein; this encodes MKASARKTALFLALASLLAAGVAEAVPLGEELLAPAAPRPAPRSRPETAPAAALYTPQSVLYATRSLDGKWMATVEKGDAGYELWLHPAGATEKLPRLLRKSPVRLAAPAFDAGATRLAFTDERDDLKGDVWLLDLTRPDAEPVRLTGNDAGEDAPSFARDGNVLFYQRELPGSGRREIVRFDLTSGRGETIPIGIDAAFAVPSPDGGRLAFVSREKDPGGDLWLWDLRARRLSPLTAGGERDLYPAWQDDDTILFTRFAPPAGDSATGPEGGAVFRLQLKRAGEGGLPAAFPLTSGLLSTVAPVPAPDSVLFVAGGAAGGQVVSLPLSGEIPDRPDLASQWDLARLILERQPADPATARLALLRVLAREDKPTREGALASLALAGLMEEAKDYPGALERYHEASRRYAAFPAEAALAQVAGVRLRAALRCEEVVVAGRRSEVIAEAQREMVAAAGNKGRDAAARALIDAARLQAEYGSGAGDQLAAIALLEKAAADPAVDEALRGEAAYRRARLLSAIEGGEGSVAALVEVAKRYDRQERWAEAAIAGILDQLTAGSTEPRERLAALAEQYRTTLPRLAMGAWNRSGDLAYRGGDWVRAKDAYRTVLEQFPPLATPTAAARFALAEILYREERFGEATALYEKEMALHPEDAPLYQLARAAYIRKSLAAGESLYRLGEIAAARAAFLDLIRYDGRSLEAHRGYVKSVAAQGQAPELLALYREMLKKYPDDPVLLYAAGLCLTYLPGKDALKEGDRLIARSAERLPGSEYPFQTRGYIAEVLETVQGEAGGLERALNLYRRAKLLNRPEVNPENAANLSLNIGNVAFLLGRNATAWSFYRQRLGSKVPFDNPETELLFHERYAAAAFQVGEKDAAIEGYGRALSLAQSRLDPARALEQFGRLTRRANERLFAGEKLSPEREHLLARQREINAELEFLGAERVEPPPSPAWERFEEALKKLLSREKELVAAAGAGTPQGEKYVLELTAMAAAVERELAAVPRLVETQAKLSDRLGLALFDAERFKEAAERFDVAYRLNRDLGRTANLAANRRSASIALYRQAESASGGDRRQLLDLARDGFNEVLTLLDRYPSAKKAAPKRGGGLIKVGADVALNKGDATEAAFGFSTEQERRLAQSYLARIASELGDNQAAARLFKELLGRYPVRVDQLTEGDLFGVGLLSHRAAQLDYARGDRAGAAEGFRKGTEIALRSSNAVGAMLNLVNWGMLIPADAAPETVAEFLAAQARVSALADSYRGALPADALARYGNDSAALLARLASGRPDDGSRQALVYRAIGMWDRVLRLSPSPVSPVLSPVAGSPAKGEAGSSANSTLGLAASLNRAAALSSLGLPDAAAAGYRDALAEARTAGNGAMAWRALAGLGDFDEALKLLDRLPPTQYDLHLGELTERFAPRIEALTAKDPEQGFALVERLSELERVQILGKSLLGMDDPAVLALLQRAAPHLFELDRVRAELAGPAPADPAYLKLRAEQEQAVLDAMLGKELGLLPPYYAAAGPAALRLAASAAALPGGEKEEGFRARLASFRKGCASGKAPRLCRALTPQPAEAIDVLERLPGRSVLRLVALPGDRFLLFTLGGKDGVRAETVTRAAAASRLNDPALVAIYEEPGAFADARVLTWGVSASQLLQSIEQRRPLRTQVLDPAGVWPSLPPFTKLPPDGLPERLPDAHTLTLPGAAGLLPTVPARPGGGGGLDPLFEDATGARRDLLALAAGESVSLIVAPRGGRDEAYYLGQLASLAGVPSLLLSEGSGADLSPFAKSYADASLATARRELPPGWLLIGDWGGNAAESAQLAKKQFNDVVKRAVTAHNEGRYAQALALFDNALVVADATPELAKQRAPLHRHARESAFGAGLTERAVLHADALVKRLAKEKPYSAEHADALFRLGLLQGRLERFSEAAASLKEGVSIFAELGLAKEQAAALSDFGAVMENAVDYPAARSLFEEAAGLNAQLKDELNLADQYRNLGRILDLRLNQFAAAERYYAKAQELYAKNGNRALEAETILERGRCRRLLGNFADADLLYREALAKVGDAALKTRMRIVLEQGNNAWFQGRYQDAFDMREQVERAAQRENWPLEEVMAKNTGGLIWWTLGDSRRALVELKQALDLTGKLEARRDERATTLNNIGLVRRESGDYQGALQTLGEALAIDRVLGSRWAIAYDLRNLGQTRLRMGDPAGALKLLDEAATLADGTGDRVNQAKIHLSLGDARAKSGMKGEAQGSYKKALELADLMLLREVRWRALLGLARLKEGAGDREGAVSSYRDALATIEELRAEIKLDQLKDGFLADKMDVYQGLVGLLVEMGRDDEAFAVAERSRARNLIDILGRQRLSLAGGADRDLYERQNRLREQIVEQEQLAQQAANPAERAMYQAALERLRGSYHDLLIDIERRRPELLSLVKVAPVTVPEVRSLLEPGVTLLSYYQLPDRLLCWRLEREGSRLFVLPVPAAELSGKIATYRRMLQNLEPLEENSRELYRLLLSAPLSGVAQGNTVGIVPHGSLHYLSFATLYDGRDYLVDRHNLFHLPAASVYRNTLARRQAAKNLRILAIGNPDLGNASLDLPFAEKEAGTLRWNYADVTMLTRERATESWVRENISRFGIIHLASHGEFDPVNPLFSSIRLAKDAGNDGRLQAEEVFGLDIKADLVVLSACQTGLGDVKSGDDVIGMNRAFIFAGTHALVSSLWRVSDVSSAILMKQFYRDYAGTDKAQALGLAMQHVRKRYPHPGYWGAFVLTGDYK
- a CDS encoding DUF1318 domain-containing protein, which produces MSIVHRQLSIGLALALLLASGCTLAKVDVNVVSERTSLENQVLGTYNALSDDVLLVASVRGVSPTGKVETPPKHSPEQQEAAQALETIAFHADDVDTLKRLGWVGENLDGTLTPFAREVPEKAPADLKAFAARYSEGEFRQVVGEVNRSRELLMNRVVRTNENFTAGDLPAIRKVFARINRQNSAPGTRVQQDDGAWGAR
- a CDS encoding translocation/assembly module TamB domain-containing protein is translated as MRPRLLAYISTIRLRRVLLVGSAVALAGLLLLALLLVSLPTLISTSPVQSLLRLGISKALKRPISWDDLTASWSRGIAISGLNLGEGPPPLLHAALKELKIVPGLSREESSGRWRVSLEVKLAKLDADLAPGPQKPKEKLPDPLTRIAEGVQKFHTMEWPLPVEVRAMVEAAPMTLRYADPESKRELLMNNFAFGLAVPSLSTLPVTASLTGEVAVDGGKAQPVRLKVRVADLVTAAHRIKPSRALFAVQAGLPGADFDVKGGVSRPEGLKARLQLSLAEVMKLAAPLAKKPLPELGGALQVALDGETDQAGDLRLALALDGERLSVSKLPGKRGKVAPLDLRLRQKLKSDHKRQQVTFSEGSLASPGLLTASWSAVVDRPTEKSRAVSVELSGVRLELSRAAALAAPFLGKALPLKDLTGNATLAKLTARFKGPENDGEVAVSGLALALPRLSLKRPAGAVQGEKIVLSLDRAVLPLKKMTPVRATAELSLSAATLEAAGKKLLRAQGVRGRVALNLSGIDLKGKRAVADATQSLGIERLAVGEDLAFEKLREEVSLKGRVLSGGAVDASLPLLNLEAASLRARQGARVVTLRPFAARLAAEGVHLPAKGKGSPTVAQAHFTLAASDALTLTAQGALTGEGRQLAATKGEAHIDLRRLMPVAAPFLPAGFDAAGLASAAWDLSLPLPLAQAPAETNPLRKAKGGVALLERGELTVKLNDMDLKLPAAQGGYRIKGLSTAPQLRFSVPRADLPLAIDGGVRFAALEGLTGAAATLPLQSGALKLQGELSGWKELRLTEELTVASLGLSQVAELTVGRLDALMDERELKLDTATLLKRLDATMFAHLEGNFPPEAKQVIAGWRLAGNVAAGARVDLTAAKELKVRGYGKCRDLGVADGKGVGADGMRADLVLDRTYALAQGKGESWEPLSTALVRPAPVAPFAVANSDLANRIYQDLRGESSGPRKIGVRSASFRSGALPLAASALEADLLLEPESLGLSFFQAEFAGGTVRARGMIDLTGATPVLSTYCNFSRLDPVLLFPAAGSLRPGGEGELTGELSLSAPLATEKRALLEGMRMNLNLRRFSSRVLDRALFAVDPYQRNEKIVAQRKALKMADLKGLRVSAVDGALDCEGELAVKGVDVAIPRIDRLRLSELPIDNELKSLIQAIRSSQLLLDLVRSDTLVVDEKGKLSLKRRKHAE
- a CDS encoding ABC transporter ATP-binding protein; the protein is MLQLRDVVKSYEGKSMVTALAGVSFSIAAGEMVAIMGPSGSGKSTLLNLMGGLDVPTSGQVLVAGSDLALESEKGRSLFRRTHVSYIFQAYHLMPTLRVRQNVALPLRLAGMGAKEAELRVERALAEVGLEKRGDHLPDELSGGERQRVAIARALVTEAPLLLADEPTGNLDSARGREILALLRSIHARRGTTIVMVTHDRDAASACDRLILLRDGRVEEDGAVPGVTR